The Vigna unguiculata cultivar IT97K-499-35 chromosome 6, ASM411807v1, whole genome shotgun sequence genome contains a region encoding:
- the LOC114187286 gene encoding soyasaponin III rhamnosyltransferase-like codes for MDSLPVVSSNGNVQKPLHIAMLPWLAAGHVNPYSELAKIFAEKGHSVTFISTPKNIDRMPKIPQPLQPFIKLVSLPLPHTEHLPEGAESTMDIPKSKICHLKLAYDGLQDAVFELLKTSKPDWVFYDFATEWLPAIAKSLGIPCAHYNLTAAWNKVFYDPPKEVLNSKNFSIHDMCNPTWLPFETTLHLRPYEIIRAMSSRKDTDTGRTASFDLGKVYSSCDMFLLRTCREVEGEWLDYLARRYNMPVIPVGLVPPSIQIKDVGEEDKSPDWVKIKEWLDSRESSSVVYIAFGSELELSQEDLTELAHGIEISKLPFFWALKKVKGGSVELPEGFEERTKDRGFVWKSWAPQSKILGHAAIGGCITHCGTNSLVEMLNFGHVLVTIPYLLDQALFSRVVEEKKVGIEVARSEKDGSFTRECVAKTLRLAMVDEEGSSYRNNAQQMGKLFSSTHLHNHYIDDCILALHNYKAPSNT; via the coding sequence ATGGATTCTCTCCCTGTAGTTTCCTCTAACGGCAATGTGCAGAAGCCTCTGCACATTGCAATGCTCCCATGGCTGGCAGCAGGCCACGTAAATCCTTATTCGGAGCTCGCAAAGATTTTCGCTGAAAAGGGTCACTCTGTCACCTTCATAAGCACTCCCAAAAACATCGATCGCATGCCCAAAATCCCCCAACCCTTACAACCCTTCATTAAATTGGTGAGTTTACCCTTACCACACACAGAACATCTCCCAGAAGGTGCAGAGAGTACCATGGACATTCCCAAATCAAAGATCTGTCACCTCAAGTTAGCTTATGATGGTCTCCAAGATGCTGTGTTCGAGTTGCTCAAAACCTCAAAACCCGATTGGGTTTTCTACGATTTTGCAACCGAGTGGTTACCCGCGATAGCCAAGAGCCTCGGCATTCCCTGTGCACATTACAACTTAACCGCAGCGTGGAACAAAGTGTTCTATGATCCACCCAAGGAAGTACTCAACTCAAAGAATTTCTCGATTCACGACATGTGTAACCCTACGTGGCTTCCTTTCGAAACAACCCTTCATCTCAGGCCTTACGAAATAATAAGAGCAATGAGCTCTCGCAAAGATACCGACACGGGTCGCACTGCTTCTTTCGATCTCGGAAAGGTGTATTCCAGCTGTGACATGTTTCTTCTGAGGACATGCAGAGAAGTGGAAGGAGAATGGTTGGATTATCTCGCTCGCAGGTACAACATGCCCGTGATTCCGGTGGGTTTGGTTCCACCGTCCATACAGATAAAAGATGTCGGAGAGGAAGACAAAAGCCCCGACTGGGTCAAAATCAAGGAGTGGTTGGACTCGAGAGAGTCCTCATCGGTGGTGTATATTGCTTTCGGGAGCGAGTTGGAGCTGAGTCAGGAAGACCTGACTGAGTTAGCTCATGGCATTGAGATTTCAAAGTTGCCCTTCTTTTGGGCTTTGAAGAAGGTGAAAGGGGGTTCAGTTGAGTTGCCAGAGGGGTTTGAGGAGAGAACAAAGGATCGTGGGTTTGTTTGGAAGAGTTGGGCACCCCAGAGTAAGATCTTAGGGCATGCAGCTATTGGGGGGTGCATCACCCACTGCGGCACCAACTCTCTGGTTGAAATGCTTAATTTTGGGCATGTTCTTGTGACTATTCCGTATTTGCTAGACCAAGCGCTGTTTTCAAGGGTGGtggaagaaaagaaagtggGAATTGAGGTGGCAAGGAGCGAGAAAGATGGGTCCTTTACGAGGGAGTGTGTGGCTAAGACATTGAGGTTGGCAATGGTGGATGAAGAAGGGAGTAGTTACAGAAACAACGCCCAACAAATGGGAAAGCTTTTCAGTTCCACACATCTTCACAATCACTACATCGATGATTGCATTCTTGCTCTTCACAACTACAAAGCTCCTTCCAAcacttaa